The following proteins are co-located in the Paenibacillus sp. JNUCC32 genome:
- a CDS encoding rhamnogalacturonan acetylesterase: MQTMYKFDFGTETPGHEHIKITAETLYSPELGYGFHSLSSVSAVNRAGEEALTGDFIIPLNAAYQVDVADGLYTLHLLMGDAWFDTETSIRGTEGQMLLEGKLIPAGHFERYSMTVPAVQGKIVLYFSGRAPRINALEVLPAPHACQVFLAGDSTVTNQPVDGYPYAGWGQMLPAFIKADAAVSNYARSGRSSKSFIAEGILEQIREKMKPHDYMLIQFGHNDQKRDEGRYTEPNSTYREFLRRYLDVCREKQATPILVTPVHRRCFDGKGRLEDTHGDYITAVRELAAEEKVPLVDLAALSLEYFNRLGPEGTKSVFMWGRPGEFLRFPQGVMDNTHFQQRGAAQLADMVVGALKSLGLQPLSLFLR; the protein is encoded by the coding sequence TTGCAAACCATGTATAAATTCGATTTCGGTACGGAAACGCCAGGCCATGAACATATCAAAATAACCGCTGAGACCTTATATAGCCCTGAGCTTGGCTACGGATTCCATTCCCTATCCAGCGTCTCCGCCGTGAATCGGGCGGGGGAAGAGGCATTAACGGGTGATTTTATCATACCGCTGAATGCTGCGTATCAGGTCGATGTGGCGGATGGCCTGTACACTTTGCATTTGTTGATGGGCGATGCCTGGTTTGATACGGAAACTTCCATTCGGGGGACGGAAGGACAGATGCTGCTGGAAGGGAAACTCATCCCGGCAGGCCACTTTGAACGTTACAGTATGACGGTGCCAGCGGTTCAAGGGAAAATCGTATTGTACTTTTCTGGGCGGGCTCCCCGAATTAACGCACTGGAAGTGCTGCCTGCACCGCATGCGTGCCAGGTGTTCCTGGCTGGGGATTCGACGGTAACAAACCAGCCTGTGGACGGCTATCCCTATGCCGGGTGGGGGCAAATGCTGCCCGCATTCATAAAAGCGGATGCGGCCGTGAGCAATTATGCACGTTCCGGCCGAAGCTCCAAGAGCTTTATTGCGGAGGGAATCCTGGAGCAAATCCGGGAGAAGATGAAACCCCATGATTATATGCTGATTCAGTTTGGCCATAACGATCAGAAGCGCGACGAGGGGAGGTATACGGAACCTAACTCGACATACAGGGAGTTTTTAAGACGGTACTTGGACGTTTGCCGGGAGAAACAGGCAACTCCGATCCTGGTTACCCCTGTTCACCGCCGTTGCTTTGATGGTAAGGGAAGGCTGGAGGACACGCATGGCGATTATATTACGGCCGTTCGGGAGCTGGCCGCGGAGGAGAAGGTGCCCTTGGTCGATTTGGCGGCGCTGAGTCTGGAGTATTTTAACCGGCTGGGTCCGGAAGGGACCAAATCCGTGTTTATGTGGGGGAGGCCGGGGGAATTTCTTCGGTTCCCGCAGGGGGTAATGGACAATACCCATTTTCAACAGCGCGGAGCGGCCCAATTGGCCGATATGGTGGTTGGGGCTTTGAAGAGTCTTGGACTCCAGCCGTTGTCCCTGTTTCTGCGGTAA
- a CDS encoding sensory rhodopsin transducer — MSKGEKQWIIPDGYIPPESSGELTSHESVCVLNLTEQDVVVTIHAYFEDRDPLLGMETIVPARRTKHIRTSSLQTDEGKGIPSGIPYAMEVASSAPVFVQYSRLDSTQAENALMSVMAYPVSRS, encoded by the coding sequence ATGTCAAAAGGTGAAAAACAATGGATTATCCCCGACGGGTATATCCCTCCCGAAAGCAGCGGAGAACTAACCAGTCATGAATCCGTCTGTGTGTTGAACTTAACCGAGCAGGACGTAGTGGTTACGATTCATGCTTACTTCGAGGATCGTGATCCATTGCTAGGAATGGAAACCATCGTGCCAGCAAGAAGAACCAAGCACATACGGACCAGCTCGCTTCAAACGGACGAAGGGAAAGGCATTCCTTCGGGTATTCCCTATGCCATGGAAGTTGCAAGCAGTGCACCTGTGTTCGTTCAATACAGCCGACTCGATTCCACTCAGGCGGAGAATGCTTTAATGAGCGTGATGGCGTACCCGGTAAGCAGATCTTAA
- a CDS encoding GNAT family N-acetyltransferase, translated as MTQTVIYTSEPPEDFQQLEALYASLGWNSIHLSVTELNMMCLNSWYAVYAFEGQKLVGMGRVISDGVITGVICGLGVHPDYQSRGIGRRILGRLVEHCEKSRVFPQLMCEEGLEPYYEKLGFQRFTIGMKKNIQRTHSSDVP; from the coding sequence ATGACACAGACTGTGATCTACACCTCAGAGCCCCCAGAGGATTTTCAGCAACTGGAGGCTTTGTACGCTTCGCTTGGTTGGAACTCTATCCATCTATCCGTTACCGAATTGAACATGATGTGCTTGAATAGCTGGTATGCCGTCTATGCGTTTGAAGGACAGAAATTAGTGGGCATGGGACGTGTGATTTCCGACGGGGTGATCACCGGCGTTATTTGCGGATTAGGCGTACATCCGGATTATCAGTCCAGAGGGATAGGCCGACGGATCCTCGGTCGATTGGTTGAACATTGCGAGAAGTCCCGTGTCTTCCCGCAACTGATGTGTGAGGAAGGACTGGAACCGTATTACGAGAAACTGGGCTTTCAGCGATTCACCATTGGGATGAAGAAGAATATACAGCGAACTCATTCATCGGACGTCCCATAG
- a CDS encoding Ger(x)C family spore germination protein, giving the protein MKHITIRTLLSALLVLILLPLTGCWSNKEIEDLGLIVGTSLDLEKQGEPREESSGQAGGPPHRDRITITNQFVTAETTGKGTKTGTSQQKAYNNVSETGDTILPTLRNMVLRIEKRAFAEHSKVIIIGEDLARTMDLQKILDFFIREQEMRPSGLLLIAQNRASKILESKKPMDIPALKLVEMTHGHGRTTKILPPTTLTKIEGKLHSGASFLLQNVVSPSNGDIKFAGAAVIEGKTRKLRGFLNEKEIEGLTWITGKGKGGLVKSVDKKTGQPIIYEILSMKSKIKPHVDGNNISFDIKIESEGRIAEHWVVSEKTMETEFLKRTEKEIEKEVERLVKNVLDKIQHEYKTDVSGFGNKLRIKYPHIWKTVKKDWDQTFSEVPIKHEVKITIKDYGTSDE; this is encoded by the coding sequence TTGAAGCATATTACGATACGAACCCTCTTGAGTGCGCTGTTGGTTCTTATACTCCTTCCTCTTACGGGATGCTGGAGCAATAAAGAAATTGAGGATTTGGGCCTGATTGTAGGTACTTCGTTGGATTTGGAAAAACAGGGGGAGCCAAGGGAAGAGTCTTCGGGACAAGCAGGCGGGCCTCCTCACCGGGATCGGATTACGATAACCAATCAATTTGTCACCGCAGAGACAACAGGCAAAGGAACAAAAACCGGTACTTCACAACAAAAAGCTTATAACAACGTTTCCGAAACAGGAGATACGATCCTGCCGACCTTACGCAATATGGTATTAAGAATCGAAAAACGCGCATTTGCCGAGCATTCAAAAGTGATTATTATAGGCGAGGATCTTGCACGCACCATGGATCTGCAAAAGATTTTGGATTTCTTTATCAGGGAACAGGAGATGAGACCAAGCGGCCTCCTTCTCATCGCTCAGAACCGTGCGAGCAAAATACTAGAATCGAAAAAGCCGATGGATATTCCAGCGTTAAAGCTCGTTGAAATGACGCACGGTCACGGAAGAACCACCAAGATTTTACCACCGACTACACTGACCAAGATCGAGGGGAAGCTGCATTCAGGAGCCAGCTTTCTTTTGCAAAATGTCGTCTCGCCGTCGAATGGAGACATAAAATTTGCAGGAGCTGCCGTTATTGAAGGGAAAACCAGAAAATTACGCGGTTTTTTGAATGAAAAGGAAATCGAAGGCTTAACGTGGATAACCGGAAAGGGGAAAGGCGGATTGGTTAAAAGCGTGGATAAAAAGACAGGTCAGCCAATCATATACGAAATATTGTCAATGAAAAGTAAAATTAAACCTCATGTTGACGGGAACAACATCTCGTTTGATATAAAAATCGAGTCTGAAGGAAGAATAGCCGAGCATTGGGTGGTCTCGGAGAAAACCATGGAAACTGAATTTTTGAAAAGAACGGAAAAAGAGATTGAAAAAGAGGTTGAGCGTTTGGTAAAGAATGTACTCGATAAAATTCAACATGAATACAAGACAGACGTTTCCGGTTTCGGAAACAAATTGAGAATCAAGTATCCTCATATATGGAAGACAGTCAAAAAAGATTGGGATCAAACCTTTAGTGAGGTTCCGATCAAGCATGAGGTCAAAATAACGATCAAGGACTATGGGACGTCCGATGAATGA
- a CDS encoding spore germination protein yields MMGSSKGQITNVQAAVILVNYILAAGILTLPRTSVEKVKTPDVWITVILGGIIAMIVGLIIVKLNQRYPEKTFYQYSQEIVGKWMGGFLSLLIIGYFFTLSAYEVRTMAEVTGLFLLEGTPTWAIILPFMWIGLYLIIGGINTIARLFEIIFPITIVIFLLVAFLSLGIFELDNLRPVLGLGIVPMLKGIKTTALAFLGSEIMLLLVAFMKKPDKAVKVVLIGVFIPLLFYVITVVMVIGALSIDGVVTSTWPTLELMRSFEIPGLIFERFESFLLVIWIMQIFTTFTITYYAAALGLAQLFKKKIHPFVYGLVPIIYVIAMAPKNINDLFKLGDMVGNVALLLFAVLPVILLLVSRVRGGKA; encoded by the coding sequence ATGATGGGTAGTTCAAAGGGCCAGATTACGAATGTGCAAGCAGCGGTTATCCTCGTCAATTATATTCTTGCAGCCGGGATCCTCACCCTCCCTCGAACTTCCGTGGAGAAAGTGAAAACGCCTGATGTGTGGATCACCGTTATTTTGGGCGGGATCATCGCCATGATCGTAGGGCTGATCATCGTGAAATTAAACCAGCGATACCCCGAAAAAACCTTCTATCAATACAGCCAAGAAATTGTAGGAAAATGGATGGGCGGGTTCCTCAGTTTACTTATTATCGGTTACTTTTTTACACTTTCTGCATATGAAGTCAGAACAATGGCAGAAGTAACCGGCCTTTTTTTGCTGGAAGGTACCCCCACCTGGGCCATCATCCTTCCTTTTATGTGGATAGGTCTTTATCTGATCATAGGCGGAATAAACACGATCGCCCGTTTGTTTGAAATCATATTCCCTATTACCATCGTCATTTTTTTACTGGTTGCCTTTTTGAGTTTAGGCATATTTGAGCTGGATAATCTCCGTCCCGTGTTAGGATTGGGAATTGTCCCTATGCTAAAGGGAATAAAGACAACCGCTCTCGCTTTTTTAGGTTCTGAAATTATGCTGCTCCTTGTAGCGTTTATGAAAAAGCCGGACAAAGCCGTTAAAGTCGTTCTAATTGGCGTATTCATCCCCTTGCTCTTTTACGTCATCACCGTTGTCATGGTCATCGGAGCCCTATCGATCGATGGAGTGGTTACGAGTACATGGCCCACGCTTGAGCTTATGCGAAGTTTTGAGATCCCCGGTTTGATCTTTGAACGGTTTGAATCTTTCTTGCTTGTCATATGGATCATGCAAATATTCACGACCTTTACCATTACCTACTATGCGGCTGCTCTAGGGCTGGCCCAACTCTTCAAAAAAAAGATTCATCCATTTGTATATGGCTTGGTTCCGATAATTTACGTCATTGCCATGGCTCCCAAAAATATCAATGACCTATTTAAACTTGGGGATATGGTCGGCAATGTTGCGTTATTATTATTTGCCGTACTGCCAGTAATCTTACTTCTAGTCTCAAGAGTGAGAGGTGGAAAAGCTTGA
- a CDS encoding spore germination protein — MKHHDHENNKSLDPAQTRSLEHFTGKFALDLELVRNEIGHNSDVRFREFYIGGTGIYAAIVFVDGLSDKELIDKHIMKSLMASFFEKNDRGPSLEQGVITKEFIKNQVLTISEVTEAHHVHDLVSKILTGSTALLVDGVQNVLILGTTKGKSRNNEEPSSEPLVRGPRLGFTESLSDNTALLRQHGDNSSLSIIKFQVGERSKKELVIAYIKDMADPALVEEVQNRIKKINIDDVPESGYVEQLIEDNYLSPFTQVQNTERPDRVYSALMEGRVAILLDGTPFALIVPVSLSMMLHSPEDYYDRWLPSFLIRLLRYFAALISLFGPSLYISFVSFHQGLIPTKLALSIMGTREGVPFPAIIEALIMEVAIEILREGGLRLPKPIGPAMGIVGGLVIGEAAVQAGIVSPIMVIVVALTAISSFAVPQYSAGISFRMLRFVAMFFAAVYGLYGVVLFFLFLCSHLVRLKSFGVPFITPVVPYRVSDWKDFMIRMPLLKMKRFRKAIHKKDSIR; from the coding sequence ATGAAACATCATGACCATGAAAATAACAAATCATTGGATCCTGCTCAAACCCGATCACTTGAGCATTTCACGGGGAAATTCGCCTTGGATCTTGAACTGGTGAGAAACGAGATCGGTCATAACTCGGATGTGCGCTTTAGGGAGTTTTACATTGGAGGCACAGGCATTTATGCGGCCATCGTTTTCGTAGACGGACTGTCGGATAAAGAACTCATCGACAAACACATTATGAAATCGCTTATGGCGAGCTTCTTCGAAAAAAATGATCGGGGTCCCTCTCTTGAGCAAGGTGTCATTACTAAAGAGTTTATTAAAAATCAAGTTCTTACCATTAGTGAAGTAACAGAAGCCCATCATGTTCATGATTTGGTGTCCAAGATATTGACAGGTTCGACTGCACTGTTAGTGGATGGCGTGCAGAATGTGCTCATTCTCGGTACGACCAAAGGGAAATCGCGCAATAATGAAGAACCGTCATCAGAGCCATTGGTTCGAGGCCCACGGTTAGGATTCACAGAATCATTAAGTGATAATACCGCCCTTTTACGACAGCATGGTGATAACAGCAGCTTATCCATCATCAAGTTTCAAGTAGGAGAACGTTCTAAAAAAGAACTTGTCATCGCCTATATCAAAGATATGGCGGATCCTGCTTTGGTGGAAGAGGTTCAGAACAGAATCAAAAAAATCAATATAGATGATGTACCGGAATCAGGCTATGTAGAGCAGCTGATCGAGGATAATTACCTCAGTCCTTTTACACAAGTACAGAATACGGAACGTCCCGACCGCGTTTACAGCGCCTTGATGGAAGGACGGGTTGCCATCTTGTTGGATGGGACGCCTTTCGCTTTGATCGTTCCGGTTTCATTAAGTATGATGCTGCACTCGCCAGAAGACTATTATGATCGTTGGTTGCCGAGTTTTCTCATCCGCTTGTTACGTTATTTCGCGGCCCTTATATCGCTTTTTGGTCCCTCCTTGTATATTTCGTTTGTCTCGTTTCACCAAGGGTTGATCCCTACCAAACTGGCCTTGTCGATCATGGGCACAAGGGAGGGCGTACCGTTTCCCGCCATAATCGAAGCCCTGATCATGGAAGTGGCGATCGAGATTCTGCGGGAGGGTGGTCTGCGATTGCCTAAACCTATTGGTCCGGCCATGGGTATCGTTGGCGGATTAGTCATAGGGGAAGCAGCCGTACAAGCGGGGATTGTCAGTCCGATTATGGTGATCGTGGTGGCGTTGACTGCCATTTCTTCCTTTGCCGTCCCTCAATACAGCGCTGGAATTTCGTTTCGCATGCTTCGTTTTGTAGCGATGTTTTTCGCTGCTGTGTATGGGTTGTACGGGGTCGTTCTGTTTTTCCTTTTCCTTTGCAGCCATTTAGTGAGGTTGAAGAGTTTTGGTGTTCCCTTTATCACTCCGGTCGTTCCTTATCGAGTAAGTGATTGGAAAGACTTTATGATTCGAATGCCCCTTCTGAAGATGAAACGCTTTCGGAAGGCGATACATAAGAAAGATTCCATCCGCTAA
- a CDS encoding DinB family protein, giving the protein MFHNDPHLLIADLPGYSPDISRLLSMMNYARFTTLQEVKDLTMEQLDFVAEKGGNSIGALLLHAAAVEYAYQVSTFEERELSQDELRIWGPALNLGDEGRAAIRGHALDYYIERLNEVRNRTFDLFRSVTDEWLYIEQPFWYNKHANYYFMWFHVFEDEINHRGQIRLIRKKLST; this is encoded by the coding sequence ATGTTTCACAATGACCCGCATTTGCTCATCGCGGACCTTCCCGGTTATTCACCGGATATTAGCCGCTTACTGTCGATGATGAATTATGCCAGGTTCACGACGCTGCAAGAGGTCAAGGATTTAACCATGGAGCAGCTCGATTTCGTCGCAGAAAAAGGGGGGAATTCGATCGGAGCATTGCTGCTGCATGCTGCCGCCGTGGAATATGCCTATCAGGTCAGCACGTTCGAAGAGCGCGAATTAAGCCAGGATGAGCTGCGGATATGGGGGCCCGCCCTCAACCTGGGCGATGAAGGCAGAGCCGCGATACGAGGTCATGCCCTCGATTATTATATCGAGCGGTTAAACGAAGTCCGAAACCGGACCTTCGATTTGTTCCGGTCGGTTACGGATGAATGGCTTTATATCGAGCAGCCATTCTGGTATAACAAGCACGCAAATTACTATTTTATGTGGTTCCACGTCTTTGAGGACGAGATCAACCATCGCGGGCAAATTCGTCTTATTCGAAAGAAGCTGAGCACATGA
- a CDS encoding sugar phosphate isomerase/epimerase family protein — protein sequence MTQSRLQIGMWDQFTEERWERLADKHISGMEICSFLNREALVEVSDFCRNRRIAFGVHAPILREAGYRLPQVNAPEPKVFREALEQISAEVRLASSMGADYMLFHYPFYPVFQEPFTPYPRLPSPEERYSYSQLSKERFREMSKRLFEFLCELQLRYGQRIVLEHDFFGDYGDVLIDSFHAYPDIGFVLDTARLDITRRAFRGFDPYPFLDRMASRIYLVHYSNVWYEKDKFTHHLPVLPEHDHDANYGEAYAYLQYVAARNSRFHVTFEHNASLITRQQLQQIYDRTAFMLQEQGGHVLIRP from the coding sequence ATGACTCAGAGTCGTTTACAGATAGGCATGTGGGATCAGTTTACGGAAGAGCGATGGGAACGGCTTGCGGACAAGCATATCAGCGGGATGGAAATATGCAGCTTTCTGAATCGGGAGGCGTTGGTTGAAGTCAGCGATTTTTGCCGTAACCGGCGGATCGCGTTCGGTGTTCATGCCCCGATTCTTCGTGAAGCGGGATATCGGTTGCCACAAGTCAATGCACCCGAACCCAAGGTCTTTCGGGAAGCGCTTGAACAAATCTCGGCCGAGGTTCGGTTAGCCTCCAGTATGGGGGCAGATTATATGCTGTTTCATTATCCGTTTTATCCGGTCTTTCAGGAGCCTTTCACGCCGTACCCGCGACTTCCTAGCCCTGAGGAGCGTTACAGTTACAGCCAATTGAGCAAAGAAAGATTTCGGGAAATGTCGAAGCGGTTATTTGAGTTTCTCTGTGAACTCCAGCTTCGCTATGGGCAGCGCATTGTGCTAGAGCATGATTTCTTTGGAGATTACGGGGATGTGCTGATCGATAGCTTTCACGCTTATCCCGACATCGGGTTTGTGCTGGATACGGCCAGGCTAGATATTACTCGCAGGGCCTTTCGAGGTTTTGACCCATACCCATTTCTTGATCGGATGGCGTCCCGGATTTATTTGGTCCATTACAGTAACGTATGGTACGAGAAGGACAAGTTCACGCATCATCTGCCGGTGCTGCCGGAGCATGATCATGATGCGAACTATGGAGAAGCCTATGCCTATTTGCAATACGTTGCCGCCCGTAATTCACGGTTCCATGTGACGTTTGAACATAACGCAAGCCTGATCACTCGGCAGCAATTGCAGCAGATCTATGACCGGACGGCATTCATGCTTCAAGAGCAGGGAGGGCACGTACTAATTCGGCCGTAA
- a CDS encoding lipid II flippase Amj family protein, with amino-acid sequence MIQSLIVVFVLTMIIHTAETLSYSARYAGVKLNKIAVALSLTGIIVLVSRTSNLVQAPLTAKFVDYAREDPSFDVLSYFRAILLAASIGTIVAIALFPTFVNLFSRIISKLEVAGSIPKLVSSVTIGQLKNTRHYIRKPNLKWSQFRYLGVPKRFILLNIVVTAFYTVGVLASLYAAHLVPQYSTMASQASGLINGMATIILTIFIDPQLGLITDKATRNEEAREQLGKVYTMLMVSRFFGTMLAQLVIIPAAYVISEIVKWI; translated from the coding sequence ATGATACAGAGCTTGATCGTTGTGTTTGTCCTGACGATGATTATTCATACGGCAGAGACGTTGTCATACTCTGCGAGATATGCCGGAGTAAAGTTGAACAAAATTGCGGTGGCGTTATCCTTGACCGGAATCATTGTGCTGGTTTCCCGGACGTCCAACCTGGTTCAAGCTCCGCTGACGGCCAAATTCGTAGATTATGCAAGAGAGGACCCTTCGTTTGACGTGCTCTCCTATTTCAGGGCGATATTGCTGGCCGCATCCATCGGAACGATTGTCGCGATCGCATTGTTTCCTACCTTCGTCAATCTGTTCAGCCGCATTATCAGTAAACTGGAGGTCGCCGGATCCATTCCGAAGCTTGTATCAAGCGTGACCATCGGTCAGCTCAAGAATACGCGGCATTACATCAGGAAGCCGAATCTGAAGTGGAGCCAGTTTCGCTACTTAGGCGTACCTAAACGGTTCATTTTGCTGAATATCGTGGTTACGGCTTTTTACACGGTAGGTGTCCTGGCATCCCTGTATGCCGCGCATCTCGTTCCCCAGTACAGCACGATGGCCTCCCAAGCATCCGGACTGATCAACGGGATGGCAACGATTATCTTAACGATATTTATCGATCCCCAGCTTGGTTTGATTACGGACAAAGCCACCCGTAATGAGGAAGCGAGGGAACAGCTGGGCAAGGTGTATACGATGCTGATGGTTTCGCGGTTTTTCGGAACGATGCTGGCCCAGCTCGTGATTATTCCGGCGGCTTACGTCATCAGTGAGATCGTGAAATGGATATAA
- a CDS encoding FadR/GntR family transcriptional regulator — MTIKKIKYHRVYEDVIEQIKNLILEGNLAPGDVLPTERELAQSFGISRGTLREAFRILEREGLIEARPGGGRFLSKALDVAEDRSRILDNIERATIIELLEARELFETGIVELAAKRATDEDIAEIEAAFATWGEIDQNAEDRSKPDQAFHLSIAKATHNVVLVNMIELHMDLLQRTLSKTAQIPGRKSEVYEEHLLIMQAIKERDPVKAKLALLNHLSRVKENIQKNHIHV; from the coding sequence ATGACCATTAAGAAGATTAAATATCATCGGGTGTACGAGGATGTTATCGAACAGATCAAGAATCTGATTCTGGAAGGGAATCTGGCTCCGGGTGATGTCCTGCCGACAGAACGGGAGTTGGCCCAGTCCTTCGGCATTAGCCGCGGAACGTTGCGGGAAGCCTTTCGTATTCTGGAGCGCGAAGGATTGATTGAAGCCAGACCGGGCGGCGGACGTTTCCTGAGCAAGGCCCTGGACGTTGCCGAGGATCGCAGCCGAATTCTGGACAACATTGAACGCGCTACCATCATCGAGTTGTTAGAGGCGCGTGAATTGTTCGAGACGGGAATCGTGGAGCTGGCGGCGAAGCGGGCAACCGATGAAGATATCGCCGAGATTGAGGCAGCCTTCGCAACGTGGGGGGAGATCGATCAGAACGCGGAGGATCGCTCGAAGCCGGATCAGGCATTTCACCTGTCGATCGCCAAAGCCACGCATAACGTGGTCCTCGTCAATATGATTGAACTGCATATGGATTTGCTTCAGCGGACGCTGAGCAAAACAGCGCAGATTCCGGGGCGAAAGAGCGAGGTCTACGAAGAACATTTACTTATTATGCAAGCCATTAAGGAACGGGATCCGGTAAAAGCGAAGCTGGCTTTGCTGAACCATCTTAGCCGGGTCAAAGAAAACATACAGAAAAACCACATTCATGTTTAA
- a CDS encoding acyclic terpene utilization AtuA family protein, whose protein sequence is MNTDIRILSPCGMLGYGFPEQSFMNGLEFELHGIVVDAGSTDGGPHKLGAGVSIVSKRAVKKDLDIMITQGVPRKIPIIIGSAGGSGARTHVNWTLDIIDEILDERGLQAKVSVIWADFTQEEIHLASEEGRIKGLSPNIPPLTRERIDSTNSIVAQMGHEPIVEALKQGGDIIVCGRAYDPSPFAAIGIYHGKDPGLSYHLGKILECGALCAEPGTTKDSILGTISDDSFTVQSLNPNRTCSPTSVAAHTFYEKEHPYILHGPGFTLDLENCRFEEVEKGVVRVTGSRFLPAEKYFIKLEGARRVAYRTFVVAGIRDPILIGKLEEVEEYVRNQAREYYREIPESDYRIQFYNYGKNGVLGSKEPEPFDGHEIGVMFEVVAKTQELANSICATVRSTFLHYGYEGRKSTAGNLAFPFAPSDIEFGPVYEFSVYHLMEMKNNAFRIEHR, encoded by the coding sequence ATGAATACAGACATTCGAATTCTATCACCCTGCGGCATGCTGGGATATGGCTTTCCTGAACAATCCTTTATGAACGGACTGGAGTTTGAACTGCACGGCATCGTCGTGGATGCAGGATCTACGGATGGCGGACCGCATAAGCTGGGCGCCGGCGTATCGATCGTCAGCAAGCGCGCGGTTAAGAAAGACCTGGACATCATGATCACCCAGGGCGTGCCTCGGAAAATTCCGATTATCATCGGATCGGCCGGCGGCTCGGGAGCAAGGACCCATGTGAACTGGACGCTGGATATCATTGATGAGATTTTGGATGAGCGGGGTCTTCAGGCCAAGGTGTCCGTTATCTGGGCGGATTTTACGCAGGAGGAAATCCATTTGGCAAGCGAAGAAGGGAGAATCAAGGGACTGAGCCCGAACATTCCGCCACTGACCCGCGAGCGGATTGATTCCACGAACAGCATCGTTGCTCAGATGGGACACGAGCCTATTGTGGAAGCGCTTAAACAAGGCGGGGACATTATCGTATGCGGCCGGGCTTATGATCCGTCTCCATTCGCGGCGATCGGGATCTATCATGGCAAGGACCCTGGGCTTTCCTATCATCTGGGCAAAATACTGGAATGCGGCGCACTGTGCGCCGAACCTGGCACAACCAAGGACAGCATTCTTGGCACGATAAGCGATGATTCGTTTACCGTTCAATCGCTTAACCCGAACCGGACGTGCAGCCCGACCAGCGTTGCCGCCCATACCTTCTATGAGAAGGAACATCCGTATATTCTGCATGGTCCCGGATTCACGCTTGATTTGGAGAACTGCCGATTCGAGGAAGTGGAAAAAGGCGTCGTTCGCGTGACGGGCAGCCGATTCCTTCCGGCGGAGAAATATTTCATCAAGCTGGAAGGCGCAAGACGCGTCGCGTATCGGACCTTTGTGGTCGCAGGGATCCGGGACCCGATCCTGATCGGGAAGCTGGAAGAGGTTGAAGAATATGTGCGCAACCAGGCGCGGGAATATTACCGGGAAATTCCGGAATCGGATTATCGGATTCAATTCTACAACTACGGCAAGAACGGCGTTCTCGGAAGCAAGGAGCCCGAGCCGTTCGACGGGCACGAGATCGGCGTCATGTTCGAAGTGGTGGCCAAAACGCAGGAGTTGGCAAACAGCATTTGCGCAACGGTGCGATCCACCTTCCTGCACTATGGCTACGAAGGCCGGAAATCAACGGCGGGCAATCTCGCTTTTCCATTCGCGCCAAGCGACATCGAGTTCGGTCCTGTGTATGAATTCTCCGTCTACCACCTGATGGAAATGAAAAATAATGCTTTTCGTATAGAGCATCGATAA
- a CDS encoding DUF4387 domain-containing protein, with protein MTQLGDLAKVLRSKNSGPFEITLDVLFDSKEQYDRVKQSGIISKRTICELYQIREEQIHHLVFFDQALGFKITMSRDISSGSVGDRDVYGAQQHAPLMKLSIEHGEEG; from the coding sequence ATGACTCAACTCGGCGATTTGGCGAAGGTGCTGCGAAGCAAAAACTCGGGCCCCTTCGAAATTACATTAGACGTGTTGTTTGATTCCAAGGAGCAATATGACAGAGTGAAACAGTCCGGCATCATATCGAAACGGACCATATGCGAGCTGTATCAGATACGGGAGGAGCAGATTCATCATCTGGTGTTTTTCGACCAGGCGCTGGGTTTCAAGATCACGATGTCGCGGGACATATCGTCGGGCAGCGTCGGCGACCGCGACGTGTATGGTGCCCAGCAGCATGCTCCCCTCATGAAGTTATCCATCGAACATGGGGAGGAGGGGTAA